The Miscanthus floridulus cultivar M001 chromosome 17, ASM1932011v1, whole genome shotgun sequence genome has a window encoding:
- the LOC136515398 gene encoding uncharacterized protein, translated as MKILSIVGFGGQGKTTLAKAVYGHLKPRFECQAFVPVGQNPDIKKVFGDILIALDEQTYTRPKLLGLDENQLMGKLNEFVKEKRCLIVIDDIWDKKTWKLVRCALQESNCGSRLVITTRIYEVAAYADEAYKIQPLSHDNSEKLLYARIDDGEGKYFDSLSAETCERILKKCGGVPLAIKGAFLAEELPEEVGLLTQLVCLRAGHWDYSWIDELPEEVGLLTQLVCLRADDYAIRVPAGFIGKLTSLQELRISCRGKDAIIMQFVEELGLLKELRVLKITRICRSESIESALLESLGHLHNIQELQIGNYSLSKYRVSEAGSLSYCRHLRLLHLDRLVFSALPAWINSSLAPNLSYLDVQVVVVKDQDMETLAKLPELSCLILHLTGTKLVSVKLLAEGVGYFRKLRFLKILGSLIRFDVRGSECNSSRVPSNNTIMPGLESLEFGVHVRSLKDEKLQLGFDKMLGFQNLGTSSLQRVKAEVNCGGASTWDVEEAEAALEHAAAVHPKHPTLLTNRVESQYMISRYQEV; from the exons ATGAAGATCCTCTCTATCGTTGGATTTGGAGGGCAAGGCAAGACCACTCTTGCCAAAGCTGTCTATGGCCACCTCAAACCGCGCTTCGAGTGCCAGGCTTTTGTTCCAGTGGGTCAGAATCCTGACATCAAGAAAGTCTTTGGAGACATTCTCATAGCCCTTGATGAGCAAACTTACACTCGTCCCAAATTATTGGGTTTGGATGAAAATCAGCTCATGGGCAAACTCAACGAATTCGTCAAGGAAAAGAG GTGTTTGATTGTTATTGATGATATATGGGACAAGAAGACCTGGAAATTAGTCAGATGTGCTCTGCAAGAAAGTAATTGTGGAAGTAGACTTGTGATCACTACACGCATTTATGAAGTTGCCGCATATGCTGATGAAGCTTACAAAATACAGCCACTTTCTCATGATAACTCTGAAAAATTATTGTACGCAAGAATAGATGACGGTGAAGGGAAGTATTTCGATAGTCTTTCGGCTGAGACATGTGAAAGAATTTTGAAGAAATGTGGCGGCGTGCCACTTGCTATCAA GGGAGCATTTCTCGCAG AGGAGCTGCCGGAGGAGGTGGGACTTCTGACGCAACTTGTTTGCCTACGAGCTGGTCATTGGGACTACTCCTGGATAGATGAGCTGCCGGAGGAGGTGGGACTTCTGACGCAACTTGTTTGCCTACGAGCTGATGATTATGCAATAAGAGTGCCAGCAGGTTTTATCGGTAAGCTCACGTCACTGCAAGAGCTACGTATATCGTGTCGAGGTAAAGATGCTATAATAATGCAGTTTGTGGAGGAGCTGGGCCTGCTGAAGGAACTGAGGGTGCTCAAGATCACTAGGATTTGCCGGAGTGAGAGCATCGAGAGTGCTTTGCTGGAGTCCCTGGGCCATCTGCACAATATCCAGGAACTTCAAATTGGAAACTATTCTCTAAGTAAGTACAGGGTGAGCGAGGCAGGATCGCTCTCCTACTGTCGGCATCTCCGTTTGCTGCATTTGGATCGCTTGGTGTTCTCTGCACTGCCGGCGTGGATTAACTCGTCGCTTGCTCCAAACCTCTCCTATCTGGATGTGCAAGTGGTAGTTGTGAAAGACCAGGACATGGAGACCCTTGCCAAGTTGCCAGAGCTCAGTTGCCTCATACTGCATTTGACTGGCACCAAATTAGTTAGCGTAAAGCTTCTTGCTGAAGGTGTTGGCTACTTCCGCAAGTTGAGATTCTTAAAGATACTCGGTTCACTTATCAGGTTTGATGTGCGTGGCAGTGAGTGCAACAGCAGCAGGGTACCATCTAATAATACTATCATGCCAGGTCTTGAGTCCCTTGAGTTTGGTGTCCATGTGCGGTCCCTAAAAGACGAGAAGCTGCAGCTTGGTTTTGACAAGATGCTTGGCTTCCAGAACCTCGGAACAAGTTCGCTCCAGAGAGTCAAAGCCGAAGTGAACTGTGGAGGTGCCAGTACTTGGGATGTGGAGGAAGCGGAGGCTGCGTTGGAGCACGCGGCCGCAGTCCATCCAAAACATCCCACCCTTCTAACCAACAGGGTAGAATCACAATATATGATCTCACGCTACCAAGAGGTATGA